The following proteins are co-located in the Toxotes jaculatrix isolate fToxJac2 chromosome 9, fToxJac2.pri, whole genome shotgun sequence genome:
- the LOC121186755 gene encoding lysosomal amino acid transporter 1 homolog, whose translation MKDQVFPHLIYKVGRAVRPALIRFGLWKQQQGDRASDLPPMATARFPGKSVDVAASNWTAPAQGRLLCVNGTPWILYLLEECVDNVWEYCSVVIGLISMFCFLLSTLPQVYEAYRNGKVEEAMSFGFLFFLFSGDMTSFAGCYLTSQLPIQVVTVVFYIFTDLILISQFLYYKIKNSSSRKSPVLKWLCFTWCGAATIVLLALPKLILDNSATLDTQSPATSKSVEITGYICGYLASVFYLCSRFPQLYKNFQRQSTEGTSYLLFALAMMGNGTYGLSVIVVLPALRGSKQTFIIKHLAWLIGSLGVLILDFFVTAQFIMYRKNSAKSSALLSVPEVEPLLCDEEELSVL comes from the exons ATGAAAGACCAAGTCTTCCCACATCTAATTTATAAGGTAGGTAGGGCTGTCAGGCCTGCTCTCATCAGGTTTGGGCtttggaagcagcagcagggggacAGAGCCAGTGACCTCCCTCCCATGGCCACCGCGCGTTTCCCCGGGAAGAGTGTGGACGTGGCCGCCTCCAACTGGACCGCTCCCGCGCAGGGTAGGCTGCTGTGTGTCAACGGGACGCCGTGGATCCTTTACCTGCTGGAGGAGTGTGTGGATAATGTGTGGGAGTACTGCAGCGTGGTGATAGGACTGATATCcatgttctgttttctgctgtcCACTTTACC gcAGGTCTATGAGGCCTATCGTAATGGTAAAGTGGAGGAGGCCATGTCTTTTggctttctcttcttcctcttcagtggAGACATGACCAGCTTTGCAGGCTGCTATCTCACCAGCCAGCTGCCTattcag GTAGTCACAGTGGTGTTCTACATCTTCACAGACCTGATCCTCATCTCACAGTTTCTCTACTATAAGATCAAGAACAGCTCCAGCAGAA AGAGCCCAGTATTGAAGTGGCTGTGCTTCACGTGGTGTGGTGCTGCTACCATAGTACTCCTGGCTTTGCCCAAGCTCATCCTAGACAATAGTGCCACCTTAGACACCCAG AGTCCAGCTACCTCTAAATCAGTGGAAATCACTGGTTATATATGTGGATACCTGGCATCTGTCTTCTACCTCTGCTCCCGTTTCCCTCAGCTCTATAAAAAT TTCCAGCGACAGTCCACAGAGGGGACCTCTTACCTGCTGTTTGCCCTGGCCATGATGGGCAATGGGACGTATGGGTTGAGCGTCATTGTGGTCCTACCTGCTCTGAGGGGCTCCAAACAGACATTCATCATCAAACATCTGGCCTGGCTCATTGGCAGCCTGGGAGTCCTCATACTTGACTTCTTT GTGACTGCCCAGTTCATCATGTACAGGAAGAACTCTGCTAAAAGCAGTGCACTACTCAGCGTCCCAGAGGTGGAACCTCTTTTGTGTGATGAAGAGGAACTGTCAGTGTTATAG